The Coprobacter tertius genome includes a region encoding these proteins:
- a CDS encoding acetate--CoA ligase family protein, with amino-acid sequence MINKELTEPRSIVIIGGSNNVQKPGGKIIRNLLSGNFPGNLYVVNPKETEVQGVPCFHSIEELPDVDLAILAIPAPVCNKAVEQLASGKNTRAFIIISAGFSEETPEGARYEKQILDTVNKYGASLIGPNCIGLMNLYHRSVFTLPIPELSPQGVDMVSSSGATAVYIMESAVGKGLRFNSVWSVGNAPQIGVEDVLEYLDRTFDPEHSPRIKMLYIENIKDPDRLLLHASSLIRKGCKIAAIKSGSSESGSRAASSHTGAMASSDLAVEALFRKAGIVRCFSREDLVTVACVFTLKEVTGRNFAIVTHAGGPAVMLTDALSKGGLQVPEIKGERTVELKKKLYPGASVTNPIDILATGTPEHLEAAIDFCERECPEIDAIAVIFGSPGLVKMYDAYEVLHRKMEECTKPIFPILPSVVTAGKEVSFFLKKGHVNFSDEVELATAVSRVCNASKPSNEGIELYGVDVPHIRKIIDGIDENGYLSHDYIQELLWSAGIPVVPEFVSGQREEVLAEAKKMGFPIVAKVVGPIHKTDVGGVVLNIRSEHHLEIEFDRMIKLPEVTGIMIQPMLAGKELFVGAKYEDRFGHVILCGLGGIFVEILRDVASGLAPLSTGEALSMIRSLRAYKMFRGVRGEAPIDEVQFAEIIVRLSTLLRFATEIKEMDINPLLATEKGIIAVDARIRIEK; translated from the coding sequence ATGATAAATAAAGAATTGACCGAACCCCGTAGTATCGTAATTATCGGCGGCTCCAACAATGTACAAAAACCGGGAGGAAAGATTATTCGTAATCTGTTAAGTGGTAATTTTCCCGGTAATTTATATGTTGTAAATCCAAAAGAGACTGAAGTTCAGGGAGTACCCTGTTTTCATTCGATCGAGGAGTTACCCGATGTAGATTTGGCTATTCTGGCTATTCCGGCTCCTGTATGTAATAAGGCGGTAGAACAACTAGCTTCTGGGAAAAATACCCGGGCATTTATTATAATCTCGGCCGGATTTTCAGAAGAAACACCGGAAGGAGCGCGATATGAGAAACAAATTCTCGATACAGTGAATAAATACGGTGCGTCTTTGATTGGGCCGAATTGCATCGGATTAATGAATTTGTATCACAGAAGTGTGTTTACATTGCCGATTCCGGAATTGTCGCCTCAAGGAGTAGATATGGTGTCGAGCTCAGGAGCTACGGCCGTTTATATTATGGAATCCGCAGTAGGAAAAGGATTGAGATTTAATTCGGTGTGGTCGGTAGGAAATGCTCCGCAGATAGGAGTAGAAGATGTTCTCGAGTATCTTGATCGTACGTTCGATCCCGAACATTCTCCACGTATCAAAATGTTGTATATCGAAAATATAAAAGATCCGGACCGTTTGTTATTACACGCTTCTTCTCTGATTAGAAAAGGATGCAAAATCGCTGCAATAAAATCCGGTTCTTCAGAGTCGGGTAGTCGGGCGGCATCTTCGCATACAGGGGCGATGGCTAGTTCAGATTTGGCGGTTGAGGCATTATTCAGAAAAGCTGGAATTGTACGATGTTTCAGTCGGGAAGATCTGGTAACAGTTGCTTGTGTATTTACATTAAAAGAAGTGACGGGTCGTAATTTTGCGATTGTTACTCATGCCGGGGGACCGGCTGTTATGCTTACTGACGCACTTTCGAAAGGTGGTCTGCAAGTGCCCGAAATCAAAGGTGAGAGAACGGTAGAACTTAAGAAGAAGTTATATCCTGGTGCCTCTGTTACCAATCCTATCGATATATTGGCAACTGGTACGCCTGAACATCTCGAGGCTGCGATAGATTTTTGTGAGAGGGAGTGTCCCGAAATCGATGCTATTGCTGTTATCTTCGGAAGTCCCGGTTTGGTAAAAATGTATGATGCTTATGAGGTATTGCATCGGAAGATGGAAGAATGTACCAAGCCGATTTTCCCGATTCTGCCTTCGGTGGTAACTGCAGGTAAGGAAGTTTCTTTTTTTCTGAAAAAAGGACATGTGAACTTTTCGGATGAAGTAGAACTGGCAACGGCAGTTAGCCGGGTTTGTAATGCCTCTAAACCTTCTAATGAAGGGATCGAATTATATGGTGTAGATGTTCCTCATATACGTAAAATAATCGATGGAATCGATGAAAATGGCTATCTTTCGCATGATTATATCCAAGAATTGCTATGGTCGGCAGGGATACCTGTCGTTCCCGAATTTGTTTCGGGACAGAGAGAAGAAGTGTTGGCCGAAGCAAAAAAAATGGGATTTCCTATTGTTGCTAAAGTCGTCGGCCCCATACATAAGACCGATGTGGGAGGGGTGGTGCTGAATATTCGATCAGAACACCATTTAGAAATCGAGTTCGATCGTATGATAAAGCTTCCGGAAGTTACGGGAATTATGATACAACCGATGTTAGCCGGTAAAGAATTGTTTGTAGGGGCTAAGTACGAAGACCGTTTCGGGCATGTGATTCTCTGTGGACTGGGAGGAATCTTTGTAGAAATACTGAGAGATGTAGCCTCAGGCCTTGCTCCGTTAAGTACCGGCGAAGCGTTGTCGATGATCCGTTCTTTACGGGCGTATAAAATGTTTCGGGGAGTAAGAGGAGAGGCTCCTATCGATGAAGTGCAATTTGCCGAGATTATCGTAAGGTTATCGACGTTACTGAGGTTTGCAACCGAGATAAAAGAGATGGATATAAATCCGCTTTTGGCGACAGAAAAGGGGATTATTGCTGTTGATGCACGTATCAGAATAGAAAAATAA